The Pectinophora gossypiella chromosome 10, ilPecGoss1.1, whole genome shotgun sequence genome contains a region encoding:
- the LOC126370322 gene encoding anti-sigma-I factor RsgI8-like — translation MPLEDEIVPRRRLTSRDEPSRAEPSRAEPSRAETSRAETSRDEPRRAEPSRDEPRRAETSRNEPRRAETSRAEPSRAEPIQAGSAAEPSRYKPGAQPEREPGVQPERDVASRVGTTSDTANDVAAKGRRCDVRRQLRE, via the coding sequence atgcctcttgaagacgagatcgttccacgaagacgactgacgagccgagacgagccgagccgagccgagccgagccgagccgagccgagccgagccgagacgagccgagccgagacgagccgagacgagccgagacgagccgagccgagccgagacgagccgagacgagccgagacgagccgaaacgagccgagacgagccgagacgagccgagccgagccgagccgagccgagccgatacaagccgggagcgcagccgagccgagccgatacaagccgggagcgcagccggagagagagccgggagtgcagccggagagagacgtcgcttcacgcgtcggcacaacgagcgacacagccaacgacgtcgcggcgaagggcaggaggtgcgacgttcgtcggcagctaagggaatag